GGTTGTGTCCATGATTGACCTacaaatatcgaaaaacttggcgcgtattttttttcaattaaatgctataatgacatttttaagtagcattttctccgaaaagtttttcgttttatgaaaaaatattccaCTATTCGTAGTTCCTTCTATCCTTTATAGTATCGGGAAAGGTCTCTAGAAACAGTACTTGCGTCGAAGTTTAATATACGTCTTACCGAAATTTTTATGGGATTTTGAATTCTACGGGATAGCCTTTTTGTAAACGGAAATCCAAAAATATTGGTATACAAATGTAAgctttttccaaataaaaatataaggtataATTTTCAACGACAATAATTGTTCAAAGTATTAAAGTATATTGGTTGTTTTCACTGTGAAAATAagtattcaatttcaatttaatttggaaCTGAATCCTAAAAGTATGTATATCGTTAATGCCGATACAATTGTTTACAAGAATATTAACAATACTAATAAAGCTcaaagataaattattaattagtttacacataaaagttattttttttgtgtgaattaaaaaattaactttataaacCAAACATTTGACCAAGCAAATGTTCCAAGACGTGTTCAATCccttatttattatgtaatatcaAATAAACTCTTCATAAGAACTCTTTAAACCTCCAGAAATTGTTTTACCCAAAATTCCGTTCAATTTTggctatttaaaattgtatcagATGACAAAGACTGATTAGCCTTGACGTATTTCTAGTAagaatgttttatttcaataaatgcaAGCTAATCTCAATggatgtttttgaataaaatctgctgcaaaatcatttattaatacgaaaaaaatatttcaaataaaaaattgtacagaTCAGGGACCACTTGTCTCAGACCTGCACTTTAAAGTTCGGAGATATGAACTGAATTCAGTAAGTAATAAAAAGACTATAACTTACCTATCCGTAATAAAATACCCGATAAGATATGGTCAAAGGAGTATTTAATGCGAAAAAAGTCTTGAGATAATTGTGTGCTTCCAATTCCTCGCAATAATTATAGATGTAGGGAGATTTTACTTACTTCTGTATTGAAGAGGCTGAAAGTATTTCAGTGCTTACTATAATGAGGGAAAATTTGCGAATTAGCTGCGTGTACCATATAGAACcgatttttaaacgaaaatattttctggTTCTTCTTAAAACCAATAAACTTTTTAGCCACCTTCGAGGTAGAGGCGAGAAAAAAGGGTGCGTTGACTGGTTATCATCTTGAGGTTTATAtggagaaaaatttttggacacCAAAACTAGCAAGAGAAGAACTATATAGTGTTCCAAGCAGTGAGAACTTGgaaaagaaaaagataaatatctTAGAATCCAATTCTCTTAGAAACCATAATGTTTTGGATATGGGGTAAAATATATTACCTTGAGTCAACTTGACTACAGACTGGTtgtcaatgtgattttattttcaatttaactataaaaataaaatttggttgcgaaaaaagtaaaaaaaaaatggatcttCTGATTGTCTATTTGCAAGCTGCCAATTGAATATTGTTGTATAAATCATACTCATACTAAGTAATTCACTGGTTTTTGGTGGTTAAGTTACTATactatatttcagttttatacaTAATCTTACATTTTGAAGATGTATAGTTTCAAATACGCAAAGTTATGTTCCTTCAATCTAACAATTTATATGtggtaatatgtatttatatttcaagtttcgTTCTCGAGATCACTGTGTGTAGTACCGCCTTTGTGCGCTTATTCATTACCACATAGttcaaccataaaataaaattaagtaagtgTATCCATAACAACTGGTTTATTTACCCTTCATTACGTTTTTTGTGCGTTTCAAGTAACATCGTTTTTTGAtttctcttcaaaaaaaaaaaaaaatcaaatattataatctATCAGATATCAGAAGTAAAACACTAATTTGTTGCTTCttcattgataaaaatgaataaacgtAAATTGGAAAACAATTCTCATTTGGAGGtactccaaaaaaaattaaaaaaatatcagcaTTTAATTGATCAGGAAATGTCATTAAATTTAGTCGACGATTCTGTTGATAATTCTTCATCTGagggtaaatattaaaatattaaaatacctaaataattaaaaaaatatatataccagcatttaattaaatgatctGGAAATGTCATCTAATTTAGTCATTGACTCTGTTGTTAACTGTTCATCTGAGGgtaaatactaaaatacttaactaatcaatttttgattgttattgggcaacattttttgttgtacCTTGGGCAACAAATCTTATGTTAATAAGTTGTTGTACCTTTGACTgggcaaacattaaaaaaaaaaaaaaaaaattgcgtcaGGAAAATGATAGCTTGTTTTGACCTAGATCTTTTGCTCTTGCAGACTCAGATGTTGACGACCAAGATCAGAGTAGTAAATCTGATATTGAAATGGAAAATGCCTCAGATAAAAACTTGAAGGCGTCAGTGGAGTTGCAGGAGACGAAGGGTTCTGAAGTTCCCACCCTCAGTGAATCGGTGCTCCAAATCCTGGGCTCGGAAAAGAGACTTTTAAAGGATAAATGCTTTGTTTTGCACCCTGAACTAGCGTCATGCTGGAAAGATTTATTAGCTTCAGGCATGAACAAAGAAGATAAGTCTAAAATGATTGAAACTTATCCTAACAAAGGAAACTGTCCTCTAATTGCACCAACTCTCAATCCGGAATTACTCCCTCTTTTACATAAAACGGCTAAATCTcgtgataaattttttgctaatcaTCAGGATGTGTGTGGCCGTAGTTTAGTGGCTATTGGTACAGCCATCTGCAATATTTTGAATGATGAAGAGGAACCGGTAGATAAGGAACAGCTTTTAAAGCTTCTTTGTGACTCCAGCAGCATGATGTGTGACCTGTTTTTCCAGTTGTCCAAGTCCAGACGTGCACAATTGTACTCATGTGTTGATGGAAAAAGGAAGTCTGTTCTTGAAGATTCACCCACAGATGAATTTCTTTTTGGCATCGACCTTGCTAAAAGAATTAAGAATGCCTTAGCTGTTGAAAAAACAAGCttgtctttaaaaaatcaaactccACGAAGAGATTCAAATCGACCTAAAAACTCTTTAAACTGGAGAAGCCCGTCTGCTTCAAGGATCAGCTCCAGTCAGACGGGCTACAGACGTCACTTCAACAAATCATCAGCTGCAAACAATCACAATCAAATCACAACTCGATCCCGATCAGGGAACCAACTCCCTCCAGCTCAAAATGCTCAGACACAGAAGAAATAAAGGTGAGTCCTACTGCGGGTAGGTTAAAGTATTTCGTACATGCTTGGGCCAAAATCACCTCCGATCCTTTTATCCTTGAGACGATCTCCGGATACAAATTTCCATTTATCTCTACACCAACTCAATCTTCAAAGCCCTCCAATAATCATTTCTCTGAAAATAAACTTGAGGTACAGAAGGCTGTGAATGACCTTTTATCAACGGGCGCTATCCAGCAGTGTGCTGAGGAGGAGGGCCAgtttttatcaagaatttttcttgtacccaaaaaaaatggtaaaatgagATTTATCCTTAATTTAaagcatttaaataatttcatagaaactgttcattttaaaatggagGATTatagaacaattttaaaattaatatcaagagAATGTTTGATGGCTAATTTTGACCTGAAAGATGCATATTTTATGATtccaattcataaaaatttctggAAATACCTAAGATTTACCTGGAATAATTtcctttatgaatttatttgctTACCTTTTGGCCTCTGCACGGCCCCATGGGTCTTTACTAAAATTTGTAAACCTATTATTTGCCACCTGAGAGGGCTAGGTTTGATATCAGTAGTATATCTTGATGATTGGTGGTTGGCAGCCGATTCTACTGCCCTGTGTTCAGAAAACATAAGAATTTCCCGTGAGTTAATAGAATctttaggttttattttaaatgagagTAAGAGTAATCTTAACCCTTCAACATCATGCAAATTTCtgggttttttatttgattcagtTCAAATGACAATTGAACTTACAGAAGAAAAAAGGTCTCATATACACAATTTAGTATTGAAATTTAGGGATTCCACTCATTGTACTATCAGAGAATTTTCCCAATTTGTGGGAAATATCACAGCAGCCTGCCCAGCAATTAATTATGGCTGGTTTCACTCTAAGGCGTTTGAGCAAGAACGTTATTTGGCCTTACAAAAATCTAATAATGAATACGATCATGTTATGAGTATATCTCCttctttattaaatgaatttaactgGTGGtcgattaatattataaattctaaaaatcatATTAGAAATTCAACTTTCCCTTTCACTATGTATTCAGATGCTTCAACTACAGGATGGGGAGCGTCGTATGATGGACAGGTGGCTTATGGG
This genomic interval from Chrysoperla carnea chromosome 1, inChrCarn1.1, whole genome shotgun sequence contains the following:
- the LOC123305936 gene encoding uncharacterized protein LOC123305936 is translated as MNKRKLENNSHLEVLQKKLKKYQHLIDQEMSLNLVDDSVDNSSSEDSDVDDQDQSSKSDIEMENASDKNLKASVELQETKGSEVPTLSESVLQILGSEKRLLKDKCFVLHPELASCWKDLLASGMNKEDKSKMIETYPNKGNCPLIAPTLNPELLPLLHKTAKSRDKFFANHQDVCGRSLVAIGTAICNILNDEEEPVDKEQLLKLLCDSSSMMCDLFFQLSKSRRAQLYSCVDGKRKSVLEDSPTDEFLFGIDLAKRIKNALAVEKTSLSLKNQTPRRDSNRPKNSLNWRSPSASRISSSQTGYRRHFNKSSAANNHNQITTRSRSGNQLPPAQNAQTQKK